One part of the Rhodopirellula islandica genome encodes these proteins:
- a CDS encoding aldo/keto reductase, whose amino-acid sequence MKQVPLGHDGFPVSQLGFGGWALGGQWGAQEDDASLATLQHAIEHGVTFIDTAPGYGDGRSEQVIGRFLKQLPASMREKIHVATKTPPSEGPWPPSPYCRWQDRYGAAYIRANVEERLRNLGVECLDLLQLHSWTAAWNDDPQPLLVLQKLRQEGKINRIGLCTPEQDQNCVIQLMRDGLVDVVQVVFNIFEQEPAAQLLPVAEETGTGVIVRVSLDEGALTGKYPADHSFPKDDFRSGYFAGDRMERTSKRVEAIRDDLKEFGLEEHYSLAATAIKFAMAPSAVQTVIVGMRNVEQVALNVATEALPSLPDDFLRRLQLHQWRRGVWYSGK is encoded by the coding sequence ATGAAACAAGTCCCGCTTGGCCACGACGGTTTCCCGGTCTCTCAACTTGGCTTCGGTGGATGGGCCCTGGGCGGGCAGTGGGGCGCTCAAGAGGACGACGCCTCCCTCGCGACGCTTCAGCATGCCATCGAGCATGGGGTCACTTTCATCGACACCGCACCCGGATACGGGGACGGTCGCAGTGAACAGGTCATCGGCCGGTTCCTGAAACAATTGCCCGCATCGATGCGGGAAAAGATTCACGTGGCGACCAAGACGCCGCCTTCGGAGGGCCCCTGGCCGCCAAGCCCCTACTGTCGTTGGCAAGATCGTTACGGGGCCGCGTACATTCGGGCCAATGTCGAGGAGCGTCTTCGCAACCTCGGCGTCGAATGCCTCGATCTGTTGCAATTGCATTCGTGGACGGCGGCTTGGAACGATGACCCGCAGCCCTTGCTCGTGCTTCAGAAACTACGCCAGGAAGGCAAAATCAACCGCATCGGTCTGTGCACCCCTGAGCAAGATCAGAACTGCGTGATCCAGCTCATGCGAGATGGATTGGTCGACGTGGTGCAGGTGGTGTTCAACATTTTTGAACAAGAACCTGCGGCGCAGTTGTTGCCCGTCGCCGAAGAAACCGGAACCGGTGTGATCGTTCGCGTCTCCCTGGACGAAGGTGCCTTGACCGGCAAGTATCCCGCCGACCATTCGTTCCCAAAAGACGATTTTCGGTCCGGCTACTTTGCCGGTGACCGAATGGAACGCACGTCCAAACGAGTCGAAGCGATTCGCGATGACTTGAAAGAGTTCGGGCTGGAGGAGCACTACTCGTTGGCCGCCACCGCGATCAAGTTCGCAATGGCTCCCTCGGCCGTTCAAACGGTGATCGTCGGCATGCGAAATGTGGAACAAGTCGCCTTGAATGTGGCCACCGAAGCCCTGCCGTCACTGCCGGATGATTTCCTGCGTCGACTGCAGTTGCACCAATGGCGGCGAGGCGTCTGGTACAGCGGCAAGTGA
- a CDS encoding glycosyltransferase family A protein, whose protein sequence is MRKLSNIPRLSIVVPHGGDDAAFESSLASVLQHRPDGCEVIVSHDGNYDDPFDLAEEVRFVDSGSTNVLRQITDAAELAMGRFVHVVADGHVATADWTDAALAQFEGHETGVVVPVVRDPESQRIEHAGWRTTASSACGPIGFGDKQVARKAAARVEGAFLAASFWRRDLLRSLSGTYRGTDTIEASVGFGHLVTQAGWRCVIAEDSVMGVDFETEVLDYDLRIQRNHRRLQALSDHLRSGGSAGWGRGVQRLLTTTLAGGLRPSSLLAGLRRMTAPLAGNAISRSVQTAGVLSVDDNPETLPMPAMDREPLRRAA, encoded by the coding sequence GTGCGAAAATTGTCCAACATCCCGCGTTTGTCGATCGTCGTCCCCCATGGTGGTGATGACGCGGCTTTCGAATCCTCGCTCGCAAGCGTATTGCAGCATCGCCCAGATGGGTGTGAGGTGATTGTGTCCCATGACGGGAACTATGACGACCCGTTTGATTTGGCCGAGGAGGTTCGGTTTGTCGACAGCGGCTCAACCAACGTTCTCCGCCAAATCACCGACGCAGCTGAACTGGCAATGGGCCGGTTCGTGCACGTCGTCGCGGACGGGCATGTCGCCACCGCGGACTGGACCGATGCGGCACTGGCCCAATTCGAAGGCCATGAGACTGGCGTCGTCGTGCCCGTTGTCCGCGACCCTGAATCGCAGCGGATCGAACACGCGGGCTGGCGAACGACCGCCTCGTCCGCCTGTGGACCGATCGGCTTCGGTGACAAACAAGTCGCTCGGAAAGCCGCCGCTCGCGTCGAAGGAGCCTTCCTCGCCGCGTCGTTCTGGCGCCGAGATCTGCTTCGCAGCTTGTCCGGAACGTATCGCGGCACCGACACCATCGAGGCCTCCGTCGGCTTCGGTCACCTGGTCACGCAAGCCGGCTGGCGATGTGTGATTGCCGAAGACAGCGTGATGGGAGTGGACTTCGAAACCGAAGTGCTCGACTACGATCTTCGCATCCAGCGGAACCATCGTCGACTGCAAGCCCTGTCGGACCACCTTCGCAGTGGTGGATCAGCGGGATGGGGACGCGGCGTGCAACGTCTGCTCACAACCACTCTGGCGGGCGGACTTCGCCCCTCGAGTTTGCTCGCAGGACTTCGACGGATGACCGCTCCCTTGGCCGGAAACGCGATCTCGCGTTCCGTGCAAACCGCGGGTGTGTTGTCCGTTGACGACAATCCCGAAACGTTGCCAATGCCAGCGATGGACCGCGAACCGCTTCGACGCGCGGCTTAG
- the proB gene encoding glutamate 5-kinase: MKESTELNDLAIRQRILDETKCVVVKVGTRVLTTSDGKLDLERVDRLAEQLCRIADTGRQTIMVSSGAVGAGVAKLKLPQRPTDLKTLQAIAAIGQADLIGAYEKSLQKRGRHAAQVLLTRNDLRRRSGYLHVRNALNGIDELGAIAVVNENDSVAVSELKTTFGDNDRLAAHVAGLFNDAMLILLTDVSALYDGHPDAEDSQPIRMVHGVDDGVMALVDDQISAVSKGGMGGKLRASKLANSHGHPTIIGPGNDDTVLDRIFAGEAVGTFFVPPKRSLKGRRRWIGSSANVAGTLHLDQGAVDAIQKQGRSLLAIGIQRVEGTFAHGNVVRLVGPNGKEFGRGLSNYRSQEVARIAGKPSEQIEWILGHRPYENVIHRNNLVLRIVPE, translated from the coding sequence TTGAAAGAATCCACTGAACTCAACGATCTCGCCATTCGGCAACGGATCCTCGATGAAACGAAATGTGTGGTCGTCAAGGTTGGGACGCGAGTCCTCACCACTTCGGACGGCAAGCTCGATCTCGAACGCGTGGATCGACTGGCGGAGCAGCTATGCCGCATCGCGGACACCGGACGGCAAACCATCATGGTCAGCAGCGGTGCTGTCGGCGCTGGCGTTGCCAAGCTGAAGTTGCCCCAGCGTCCAACCGATTTGAAGACCCTGCAAGCGATCGCCGCCATTGGGCAAGCCGACTTGATCGGTGCCTACGAAAAATCGCTGCAGAAACGAGGGCGACACGCCGCGCAGGTTCTGCTGACTCGCAATGACCTCCGACGCCGCAGTGGTTACCTGCACGTTCGCAACGCGCTCAATGGAATCGATGAACTCGGCGCGATCGCGGTCGTCAACGAAAATGATTCGGTGGCGGTTTCGGAACTGAAAACGACCTTCGGTGACAACGATCGTTTGGCAGCGCATGTGGCGGGCCTCTTCAACGATGCGATGTTGATTTTGTTGACCGACGTTTCGGCGTTGTACGATGGTCACCCGGACGCGGAAGACAGCCAGCCGATTCGCATGGTCCACGGCGTGGACGATGGGGTGATGGCGTTGGTGGATGACCAGATTTCCGCGGTCAGCAAAGGCGGGATGGGCGGTAAGTTGCGTGCTTCCAAGCTGGCCAACTCACACGGGCATCCGACCATCATCGGCCCCGGCAACGACGACACGGTGCTGGATCGCATTTTCGCGGGCGAAGCGGTGGGAACCTTCTTCGTTCCGCCTAAACGCTCGTTGAAAGGGCGGCGACGTTGGATCGGCAGTTCCGCCAACGTGGCAGGGACGCTGCACCTGGACCAAGGTGCCGTGGACGCGATCCAGAAGCAAGGCCGAAGCTTGCTCGCGATCGGCATTCAGCGAGTCGAAGGAACCTTTGCTCACGGGAATGTGGTCCGCTTGGTTGGTCCCAACGGGAAGGAGTTCGGACGTGGCTTGTCGAACTATCGCAGCCAAGAAGTGGCTCGCATCGCCGGCAAGCCCAGCGAGCAAATCGAATGGATCCTCGGGCATCGCCCCTACGAGAACGTGATCCACCGCAACAACTTGGTGCTGCGGATTGTTCCCGAGTGA
- the xylB gene encoding xylulokinase, producing MAHYLGIDIGTSGTKTLLIDETGQVVAEANAEYPMEQPKPGWTQQDPEHWWAATKKTVKAVMKKSGVDKADVKAIGLSGQMHGSVFLDRDDNVIRPALLWNDQRTADQCDQITSAAGSREKLIGMVANPALTGFQAPKVLWLRDNEKRNFDKLAKVLLPKDDIRRRLIGDYVTEVSDASGTLFLDVKKRDWSKQLLGKLDLSPDLLPRVVESEDVTGTLTKEAAKALGLTTDCKVVGGAGDCAAGAIGNGIVKSGLLSTSIGTSGVMFVHSDEPNVDASGRLHTFCHAVRGKWHMMGVNLTSGGSLQWWVDQVLQGLAGVPASKRFEAATAEAEKATAGSGGMLFLPYLNGERTPHADPNARGAFVGMNLTHDRAAMTRAVMEGITFALRDSLEIIESLGVPVRQIRASGGGSKNVFWRQMQADVFGKKITTLKVEQGPAFGVALLAAVGDGAYKHIAQACQATIEVAAETKAERSAKNTYNKLFPVYRSLYSSLKDDMHQLAELQSTL from the coding sequence ATGGCTCACTATCTCGGCATCGACATTGGCACCAGCGGCACCAAGACCCTGCTGATCGACGAAACGGGGCAAGTGGTCGCGGAGGCCAACGCCGAATATCCGATGGAACAACCCAAACCAGGTTGGACCCAGCAGGATCCGGAGCATTGGTGGGCGGCAACGAAAAAGACCGTCAAGGCGGTGATGAAAAAATCAGGTGTCGACAAGGCTGACGTGAAAGCGATCGGTTTGTCAGGACAAATGCACGGCTCGGTTTTCTTGGACCGAGACGACAATGTCATCCGCCCTGCCCTGCTGTGGAACGATCAACGAACGGCGGATCAGTGTGATCAAATCACGTCGGCAGCCGGTTCCCGTGAAAAGCTGATCGGGATGGTCGCGAACCCTGCTCTGACGGGGTTTCAGGCTCCCAAGGTGCTTTGGTTGCGTGACAATGAGAAACGCAACTTCGACAAACTGGCGAAGGTTTTGCTGCCCAAGGATGACATCCGCCGGCGACTGATCGGCGACTATGTCACCGAGGTCAGCGACGCCAGCGGCACGTTGTTCCTGGACGTGAAAAAGCGTGATTGGTCGAAGCAATTGCTCGGGAAACTGGATTTGTCCCCTGATTTGTTGCCACGTGTGGTGGAGTCGGAAGACGTCACCGGCACGCTGACCAAAGAGGCGGCCAAGGCACTCGGGTTGACGACGGATTGCAAAGTCGTCGGGGGCGCGGGCGACTGCGCTGCGGGTGCGATCGGCAACGGCATCGTGAAATCGGGTTTGCTCAGCACGTCGATCGGAACCAGCGGCGTGATGTTTGTCCACAGTGACGAACCCAACGTCGATGCATCTGGGCGACTTCACACGTTCTGCCACGCCGTCCGTGGGAAGTGGCACATGATGGGGGTGAACTTGACCAGCGGTGGTTCGCTGCAATGGTGGGTGGATCAGGTCTTGCAAGGTTTGGCAGGTGTGCCCGCCTCGAAACGGTTCGAGGCCGCGACGGCGGAAGCTGAAAAGGCGACCGCCGGCAGCGGTGGGATGTTGTTCTTGCCTTACTTGAATGGTGAACGGACGCCGCACGCGGATCCCAACGCTCGCGGTGCCTTCGTCGGCATGAATCTCACTCATGATCGAGCAGCAATGACCCGTGCGGTGATGGAAGGCATCACGTTTGCTCTGCGAGACAGCCTGGAGATCATCGAGTCACTGGGCGTTCCAGTTCGCCAAATCCGCGCCAGCGGTGGCGGCAGCAAAAACGTCTTTTGGCGTCAAATGCAGGCGGATGTGTTTGGCAAAAAGATCACCACCTTGAAGGTGGAACAGGGGCCGGCCTTCGGTGTCGCTCTGCTCGCCGCGGTCGGCGACGGAGCCTACAAACACATCGCACAGGCTTGCCAGGCGACCATTGAAGTGGCCGCCGAAACGAAAGCGGAGCGTTCCGCGAAAAACACTTACAACAAGCTCTTTCCTGTGTACCGATCGTTGTACAGCAGTTTGAAAGACGACATGCACCAATTGGCTGAATTGCAATCAACGCTTTGA